The segment AATTGCTGGAATGCCAGTTCGAGTTCGCCAATACCAGCCGGCTGCATCGCTGATACTATCAGCTGATACTGTCCCGACCGCTCATATACGGTTACCTGACCGCAGGCTTTTACTTTCATGCCGTTTTCAGGTTCGAAAAAGAGGTAGCGGCTCATCCCTTTCCAGATAATGCATTTAACCTGGGCGTTTTCATCTTTCAAGGTGAAATACCTGTGGCCAGAGGTATGGTTGATATAATTAGATATCTCCCCCTCGACCCAGATTTTAGGGAAGTTATCCTCAAGAAGACGTTTAACAGATTTAGTTAACTCTGTTACAGTTAATATGGTATCAGCCATTATTACTCATTATTTTTTATGCCTCAGGATGGAGTCCGCCCCAGGCGGACGACATCCTGAGGCCAACTGTTTATAGGTAAACCAACCGTTTCACTATTAGCATAATACCTGAAACTTGAATGTTTCCATTCCTCAATTGAATTCACCAATCCTCGTTTAATCGGATTATTATGAATATAGTCTAATTTCCTTTCAATCTCAGTTTCTTTTGTTATAGGGAAAATTCTTGGCTTTTCTTTCCAAAAACGAAACGATGATTTGCCCGCTGTTTTGATGTAAAATGCATTCATACTAACATTATTGGCTGCACAAAATGATATTATTTTTTTATCTTTGTTCTCAATAATATGTTTTACTTTGCCTGAGATGGAGCGTCTCCCTCCACGAATAAAATTCATGATGTTTTTACTGGAATAGCTTTGAATTAGCATATGAAAATGCTCCGGCATTATTACATAGCCAAGGAGATTTACATTCCATCTGTTTAGCATTTGACTGAAATCTTGATAGAATACTGCTACTATATCAGGGAATAATAAAATCGGCTGCCAGTTGTGTACTGTGCCGGTAACATGATGTACTGCGTTATCGGTGTAGTAGTTTTTCCAGTTCTTTACCATTGTATTGCTATCATACCTTTGCCCTCAGGATGTCGTCCGCCTTAGGCGGGCTCCATCCTGAGGGATAACCGTAACTTCTATGCCTCAGGATGGAAATCCGCTACTGCGGATAACATCCTGAGGCCGACTGCCTATCAGTAAGCCAATTGTTTATCGTCATATCGCCCTCAGGATGTCGTCCGCTTTAGGCGGGCTCCATCCTGAGGGATAAATACAGTATCAGCCATTATTACTCATCAATTTAGCCGCTTTTACGGTATTTGTCAACACCATTGCGATTGTCATCGGGCCGACTCCGCCGGGTACCGGTGTGATGGCTTTGGCAACATCTTTGACCTGCTCGAAATCGACATCCCCTACAAGTCTGGCACCTTTGGGATGGCTCGGGTCTTCAATCCGGTTTGTGCCGACATCGATAACAACCGCGCCGGGTTTAACCATATCTTTTTTGACAAAGAAAGCCTTGCCTATTGCCGCCACTAATATATCCGCCTGACGAGTATAATCTGCGATATTCGGAGTTCGTGAATGACAGATTGTAACGGTTGCGTTTGCCTTATCGTTTTTCAGCGCCAGCAATACCGCCAGAGGACGACCGACAAGATAGCCCCTTCCCAGAATGACAACATGTTTCCCCTCGGTTTTATTGCCAGACCGCCAGAGCATCTCGACAATGCCGGCGGGAGTGGCAGGCAAAAATGATGGCTTGCCGGCTAGCATCAAGCCCTGATTAACAGGATGGAAACCATCGATATCCTTAGCCGGATCGATTGTTAAAATAGCCTTGCCCTCATCGATATGACCGGGAAGCGGCGACTGGATTAGCATGCCGTGGATGTCATCCCGATTGTTTAGCGATGTAATCAGGTCTAACAAATCTGCTTCTGGGGAATCCTGCGGTTTGATTATTTTCTCGAAATATATGCCTAGTTTTTTGCAGGCTTTCTCTTTCATGCTGACATACAGCGCCGAGGCAGGGTCATCACCGACTAACACGCCTGCCAAGCCTGGTGTGATGCCGTTTTGTTTCAGGTTTTCGATTTCGAGTTTTAGTTCGGCTTTTATCTCTTTTGAGATTTGCTTGCCGTCTATTATTTCAGCCATGTGGGTTGTCCTTTTATATTTATTTGTATCTCAGTCAAATATTATCATTCCGCCATTAAATAGGGCAGGAGTCGGGGACTCCTGCCCTACTGTAATCAATTATCTATTCCTTGCTTGTTAAGTTTTACTTGAATTGGAATACTTAAGGTTAATAAAAAATATATTATCAGGATAATTTCAATTTTATGTTTATTCATTGATAATTTTTCAATTCCTCAGTATTAAAACATGTCTTTGTAGGGCAGGAGTCTCCGACTCCTGCCTATTCGGCGCGCTTATAAACAAATTTACTCTCCATAATCATCATCAAATTTAATCTCATCCATAACTCCCCAATCCTTCGAATAATAACCCCGCTTGAAATATTCGTTTATCGATGAATGCTCCCAATCGAAAGGGCTTTTCATATAACCATATTTCACCGGATTATAATGAATATAATCTATATGATTATTCATATCCTCCTGATTGCGAATGACATGATCCCAAAATCGACTTTGCCATATACGCCCTTTGTTAACACCTGATAAATAGCGAAATTTCTTTGAGAATGAAAGCTTAATCTTGTTAAATAATTTAGAAAGGTTGTTATCTCTTGGATTTATTATCATGTGAAAATGGTCTGGTAATATAACCCAGGCAATAATAGAGAAGTTAAGTTCAGCTTTATATTTTCGAATAGAATCTTTTAACTGGCTTTGATGTTGAATGAGAATTCGCTCTCTATTTTGCGTAACACAAGTAATGAAATAGATATTTCCTTCATTGTAATATCTTTTTAGTATGGACATAATAGATTAGTTATTTTAAAATACGCTGCTTTCCTTTAATAGTAGGGCATCCGCCTGGGGCGGACGAGACTTGCCTATTCGACGCATCTATATACAAAATTACTCTCCATAATCATCATCAAATTTAATCTCATCCATCACTGTCCTACTTTCTGACACAACGTTTATAACTTTAGTTCGCTTTCCCTTAATTGGCAGGAGTCGGGGACTCCTGCCCTACAAAATCTTAGCGAGTGTCATCCTGAAAAAAAGGGCGTATCCGCCTTAGGCGAACGCCCCTACGCTCAACAACAATTATTGCTACGCATCGAGCAGCATACTTTCAATATACTTGCACTTGCCGGTTTGCTCGTCGATTTCAATCTGTACGCCGGCAAACTTTAAATTCTCAGTCGCTACTTTCAGACGGTTAGGACGCCCCTTTAATAATCGAAATAATGCCGCTTCTATTTCCATGCCGATAACCGAATCATACGAGCCGCACATGCCGGTATCGGCGATAAAACCGGTGCCGCCCGGCAAGATTCTTGTCTCGGCGGTTTGGATGTGAGTATGAGTGCCAACTACCGCCGATACGCGGCCATCCAGATACCAGCCCATAGCCTGCTTTTCGCTGGAGGCATCTGCATGAAAATCGACAAATATATTATCAAACCGGCCGTTGATTTCATCTAAAATCTTGTCAGCCGTGAGAAAGGGGCAGTCTATATTGTTCATATATACGCGTCCCTGAAGATTGATTACGGCAATTTCCAAACCATCAGCAACATTATAGACCTGCCAGCCAAACCCCGGATTGCCGATGGGGTAATTAGCAGGTCGGAGAAGCTTTGGCTCATCATTTATGTATTTATTTATATCGGGGCGGTCCCAGATATGGTTGCCGGATGTCATGCAGTCAATATCCAATTCGGATAGTTTTTCCCATGAATCTTTGTTAATTCCAAAACCGCCGGCTGAATTTTCAACATTGGCAATAATGAAATCGAATTTTTTTCCCTGCGCCTTAAAGACATCAAGAGTATTCGCTACAGCCTTCAAGCCCGGATTTCCCATGATGTCGCCGATAAATAATATCTTCATTTTTTCCCGCCAAACAGTTCATATAAAAACCTGTGAAATTTATGAATAAATCCGGCTGAGGGAATATACATCATCAGACAACCGGAGTATGTCTCAATACCTGAATCATTGCATTTCTTGAGGACTTCATCATTATATGCGCCATACTGAAACCAGGCTCTTTTAATGCCGTATTCGCTTAAGTCATTTATTATGCTTAGAGCATTGTTCGGATTAATGGCGATATACGCGGATTTTACTTTGCCGGGCATGGCTTTAAGATTTGGATAGAAACCGCTATCCGCTTTGGGATGAATGGGAAAAACCTGATAGTCAGATTGTTCCAGATTATCTTTAATGCCTACTGCAAAAGTTCGCCGTTTGGGCGATAATCCATATACGGCAATTCCGTCTTTGGATGACTGCAGAAAGGTCTCATTACTTGGCATATTCGACACTTCTTGTTTCTCTGATGACAGTTACCTTAATCTGTCCCGGGTATTCCATTTCCGCTTCTATTTTACGCGCAATCTCGCTTGATAATTGAGAGCACTTGATATCATCCATTTTATCCGATTCAACAATCACCCTGATTTCGCGGCCTGCCTGTATGGCATAGGCTTTACCTACTCCGCCAAATGAGTCAGCCATATCCTCGAGTTTTTCGAGGCGTTTAATATAGCCCTCAAGGGTCTCACGTCGGGCGCCAGGCCGGGCGCCGGAAATAGCATCCGCCGCCTGAACTAAGACAGCGTATGGAGTTTCCATAGGCACATCCTCATGATGGCTGGCAATGGCATTAACGACCGCCGGATGCTCGTTAAATTTGGATATAAAATCGACTCCGATTTCGGTATGCGTTCCCTCGGTTTCTCTATCTATCGCTTTGCCAATATCATGAAGCAAGCCGGCGCGTTTGGCAATGTTGGCATCAAGCCCCAACTCGGCGGACATTATGCCGCATATAAAGGCTACTTCTTTAGAATGCTGAAGCACATTCTGGCCATAGCTGGTGCGGAAATTTAATCTGCCTAATAGCTTGACAACTTCGGGATTAACTCCGTGAACGCCAACATCGAAACAAGCCTGCTCGCCCACTTCGCGGATAATAACTTCCATTTCTTTTTCAGCCTTGACGACTATTTCTTCGATACGAGCGGGATGAATTCTGCCGTCCATTATAAGTTTTTCCATGCTGATACGGGCAATTTCGCGGCGTATCGGGTCATAGCCCGATAATATTATAGCTTCCGGTGTATCATCAACAATAACGTCGATACCGGTAGCGGTCTCGAATGAGCGGATATTTCTGCCCTCGCGTCCGATGATTCTGCCCTTCATCTCATCGGTAGGGATATTTACCACAGATACACATGATTCCATAGCATAATCGGCGGCGCATCGCTGGATTGCCTGAATGATGATATTTTTTGCTTCTTTTTCAGCATCCCGTTCAGCTTGTTCTTTAATTTCTTTAATTAGCTGAGCGGCATCGCGGCGAGCCTCCGATTCCAGATTTTCCATCAAGAGTTTTTTAGCCTCTTCGGATGTCATACCGGCAACTTTTTCAAGTTGGGCATTTTGTTCGGCGATAAGACTATCAAGCTGTTGTTCTTTGTGGAGAACAGTTCGTTCTTTAGCTACTATTGATCTTTCGCGATTGGTGATATCTTTTTCTTTGGCATTTAAGATATCGACTTTTCTATTAAGCGATTGTTCTTTATCCCTTAAACGAGATTCCAGCCTTTGTATTTCGGTTCGTTTATTGCTGGTCTCCCTCTCGAATTTGGATTTTTCTTTCAGCCAGTGATCTTTTGCTTCTAAGGCGGTTTCTTTCTTTTTAACTTCCGCGTTTCTCTCAGCATCGGCAATGATTTTAGCTGCTGATTCTTCGGCTTTAGAGATTTTCTTTTCACCGGAACGGCGAGCAATAATAACCCCAATGGCAAATGCCAGAATTATTAATAAACCGCCAATAATAAGAAAATATGATTGTTCCATTGCGCCTCCTTAGGCGAGCGGAGAGAAAAGCTAATCTTGTAAAGCGGCGCTGAGAGTATCGATAAGTTTTTTGGTTTTTACCTCAAGGCTATTCGGTATTTGTTGTCGAGCTTGAAATAATTCATCTGCAATATTCAATGCAGCCAAAACCGCTATCCGCGTATCGGATTGATCTTGAAATTTTGAGGCAATCTCCCTCATGGTTTTATCAACATGAGCGGCGGTTTCTTCTATATATTTATTGCTGGCATCAGCCTTGAGCGCATATTGGTTGCCAAAAATGGTTACCTTCAGCTTACTTTTTTCCATGCGATTAACTAAAACTCCCCAATCTATATTAAAAATTAATTCTCTATTGAATATCTTTTTTCAAATACCGAAAGTTTTGCCGACAGGTTTTTAAGCCTGTTTTTAACATCCTGTTCCCTAACCTGCCATGCTTCCTGACCGGATGCTTTTAGCTTTTCGAGGTCTTGCTTCAATCTTTCGGCTTTCTTTTCACTTAACGCATATAAACGCTTAAGTTCGTTTATTTCTCCTGTTATCTTCTTATTGATATCCTTTAATTCATTTATTTTTACAATAGCATTATAAACTACTATTTCAAGTTTTTCAAAGTTTTTATCAATATCTTTTTCGTTATTTTTCATATTCATATTCATATTAATCACTATTTAGAATTTATCATCAGGATCTTAATTCAGCGCCAAATTCCTCATTTAATTTAAGGACTACTTTTTTATGAACCTCGTCAACCTCATCATCTGTAAGCGTTTGCTTAGCAGAACGATATATTATCCTGAAAGCAATGCTTTTTTTGCCTTCCGGGATATTTTTACCTTCATATACATCAAACGGATATACATTTTCAACCAAATTATTATTAACCGACTGTATCATGTTTATAATATCAATGGCGCGAATACCCTGACCGACTATCAGCGCAATATCTCTATCTGAGGCAGGGTATTTCGGCAATGATTTAAAATATTTGGGTTTTGCTGCCAGTTGAGCAAATTTTTCAAAATCAAATTCTGCGATAAAGCAATCTTGTTTAATGCCTACTTGTTTTCCCGCCCGGTTGGAAACCTTGCCTAACATTCCCATATTTTGACCATCAAGAGCGACAATAATGAAACTGCAATCATCATCAAAATAGGGGTTGTTTTGCGGCTTTATCTCCAATTCAATCTTAAAATAATCAAAGATTGCTTCAAGTTCTGCTTTAAGCGAATAAAAATCAGTATATTTTTCTTTATTGCGCCAGCTTACCGGTTGCTCGCGGCCGCAAAGACCAAGACAAATGGCTTCCTTTTCATCAGATAGCTCGCCTGATGATGGTTTATATACTACGCTAATCTCAAACAGCTTGATATCTTTATTGCCATAATTAATGTTATGCTTCAGCGTTTTAAGCATAGATATTGTTAAATTAGGCCTGAGAACCGACATTTCCTCAGA is part of the Candidatus Zixiibacteriota bacterium genome and harbors:
- a CDS encoding bifunctional 5,10-methylene-tetrahydrofolate dehydrogenase/5,10-methylene-tetrahydrofolate cyclohydrolase; its protein translation is MAEIIDGKQISKEIKAELKLEIENLKQNGITPGLAGVLVGDDPASALYVSMKEKACKKLGIYFEKIIKPQDSPEADLLDLITSLNNRDDIHGMLIQSPLPGHIDEGKAILTIDPAKDIDGFHPVNQGLMLAGKPSFLPATPAGIVEMLWRSGNKTEGKHVVILGRGYLVGRPLAVLLALKNDKANATVTICHSRTPNIADYTRQADILVAAIGKAFFVKKDMVKPGAVVIDVGTNRIEDPSHPKGARLVGDVDFEQVKDVAKAITPVPGGVGPMTIAMVLTNTVKAAKLMSNNG
- a CDS encoding cell division protein ZapA; protein product: MEKSKLKVTIFGNQYALKADASNKYIEETAAHVDKTMREIASKFQDQSDTRIAVLAALNIADELFQARQQIPNSLEVKTKKLIDTLSAALQD
- a CDS encoding TIGR00282 family metallophosphoesterase, yielding MKILFIGDIMGNPGLKAVANTLDVFKAQGKKFDFIIANVENSAGGFGINKDSWEKLSELDIDCMTSGNHIWDRPDINKYINDEPKLLRPANYPIGNPGFGWQVYNVADGLEIAVINLQGRVYMNNIDCPFLTADKILDEINGRFDNIFVDFHADASSEKQAMGWYLDGRVSAVVGTHTHIQTAETRILPGGTGFIADTGMCGSYDSVIGMEIEAALFRLLKGRPNRLKVATENLKFAGVQIEIDEQTGKCKYIESMLLDA
- a CDS encoding transposase, whose translation is MSILKRYYNEGNIYFITCVTQNRERILIQHQSQLKDSIRKYKAELNFSIIAWVILPDHFHMIINPRDNNLSKLFNKIKLSFSKKFRYLSGVNKGRIWQSRFWDHVIRNQEDMNNHIDYIHYNPVKYGYMKSPFDWEHSSINEYFKRGYYSKDWGVMDEIKFDDDYGE
- a CDS encoding CoA-binding protein, yielding MPSNETFLQSSKDGIAVYGLSPKRRTFAVGIKDNLEQSDYQVFPIHPKADSGFYPNLKAMPGKVKSAYIAINPNNALSIINDLSEYGIKRAWFQYGAYNDEVLKKCNDSGIETYSGCLMMYIPSAGFIHKFHRFLYELFGGKK
- a CDS encoding transposase; this encodes MVKNWKNYYTDNAVHHVTGTVHNWQPILLFPDIVAVFYQDFSQMLNRWNVNLLGYVIMPEHFHMLIQSYSSKNIMNFIRGGRRSISGKVKHIIENKDKKIISFCAANNVSMNAFYIKTAGKSSFRFWKEKPRIFPITKETEIERKLDYIHNNPIKRGLVNSIEEWKHSSFRYYANSETVGLPINSWPQDVVRLGRTPS
- the rny gene encoding ribonuclease Y, whose protein sequence is MEQSYFLIIGGLLIILAFAIGVIIARRSGEKKISKAEESAAKIIADAERNAEVKKKETALEAKDHWLKEKSKFERETSNKRTEIQRLESRLRDKEQSLNRKVDILNAKEKDITNRERSIVAKERTVLHKEQQLDSLIAEQNAQLEKVAGMTSEEAKKLLMENLESEARRDAAQLIKEIKEQAERDAEKEAKNIIIQAIQRCAADYAMESCVSVVNIPTDEMKGRIIGREGRNIRSFETATGIDVIVDDTPEAIILSGYDPIRREIARISMEKLIMDGRIHPARIEEIVVKAEKEMEVIIREVGEQACFDVGVHGVNPEVVKLLGRLNFRTSYGQNVLQHSKEVAFICGIMSAELGLDANIAKRAGLLHDIGKAIDRETEGTHTEIGVDFISKFNEHPAVVNAIASHHEDVPMETPYAVLVQAADAISGARPGARRETLEGYIKRLEKLEDMADSFGGVGKAYAIQAGREIRVIVESDKMDDIKCSQLSSEIARKIEAEMEYPGQIKVTVIRETRSVEYAK